Sequence from the Nitrospirota bacterium genome:
CGGGCCAGCGAAACGGTCCAAGAGCCGCCCCAGCCTGAGCCGCAAGAAGATCGTGGATGTCTTCCTCGTGTATCCGGTGAGTGGCGAACGATTTGCTGCGCCGGAACAGCAGGCCCTCACAGAGGCCCTGACCCACATGATGCAGCTGCTGGAGGTAGGGCAGTTCGACGAGGCCCGCCAATATGTCAATCGCAGGCTCGTCGAACGGTTAGGCCGGCAGCGAAGTGCCTTCACCGGCCTGCTCCATACAGTCCAGATCACCTTCGACAACAGTCAATCGCCGACCGATACGGTCATGGACATCCGATCGGAGGATACCCCGGCTTTCCTCTATGCCTTCGCCAATGCCCTGGCCATGAGGAACATCTATATCGCCAAGGCCCAGTTCGAAAGCGACGGAACCAAGCTCCACGATCGCTTTCATGTCAGGAACCGCTATGGGCAGAAACTGCTCGACCCAGCCGATCAGCAGCAACTGCGCCTGACCGCCGTCCTCATCAAACAATTCACCCATGCGCTCACCTGGGCTCCCGATCCTGGCAAGGCCCTCGAATCCTTCGACCAATTTCTGGATCTCATCGTCGCCGACACAGGCAAGAAGGGCAAACAGGAGGCGCTCGACTTCATCAGCGACAAGAAAACCTTCCCCTTGCTCGCGCGACTGCTCGGCGCCAGCGACTATTTATGGGAAGACTTTCTCCGCCGCCAACATGGCAACCTGCTCCCCTTGCTCACGGAATACCGCGATGCGCCCCTCATCAAGCCGCAGCCAACCCTCAGGAAAGAACTCAACCGGCTGATCGCTCGCGCCAAAACGGACGAGGCGCGCAAGGAAGCCCTGAACCGGTTTAAGGATCGGGAGCTCTTCCGGATCGACATGAAACATATCGTCGAACCCTCCAGCAATCTTCCAGACTTTTCGCTCGCCCTCACGGAACTGGCAGAAGTCATCATGGAACGGAGCGTCGCAGACTGTCGAGCCAAGCTGGAGAAGGCCTATGGAAGCCCCAGGCTGGCCAACAAGAAACCCTGCCCCTTTGCCGTCCTCGGCCTGGGAAAACTCGGAGGGCGCGAGCTCGGCTACGCCTCGGACATCGAGGTGCTCTTCGTCTACGGGGGATCGGGCAAGACCAACGGGAGAAAGGGTATTGAAAACAGCGAATTCTTTGAACGGCTGGCACAGGAACTCCTGGGCTGGATCGAAACCAAACAGGAAGGCATCTTTCACCTCGATGTGCGATTGCGCCCTCATGGAGGCAAGGGCTCCCTGGCCAATGCCTTCGAGGAGGTCTGCCGCTACTACAGTCCGACCGGACTCGCCGCCCCCTACGAGCGGCAGGCCTTGATCAAGCTGCGGCATATCGCAGGCGATGCTGCATTGGGCCATCGACTGGAGGCATACCGGGATTCTTTCGTCTATGGCGGAGCCCCCTGGGACATCCCCACGGCACTGGACCTCCGGAAGCAACAACTCCGACAACTGGTCGCGCCAGGCAAGATCAACGTGAAGTACAGCCAGGGCGGAGTCATCGACATCGAATATGCAGTGCAGTATCTCCAAGTGATACATGGCCACAAACGCCCAAGTCTCCGCACCCCGAACACCCTGCAGGCCCTCGCAGCCCTGGTGGAAGCAGGACTGGTCAATCGCGCCGATGGGGAGAGCCTCCGGAAAGCCTACGTCTTCACGAGAACGTTGATCGACGGATTGCGTATGGTACGGGGCAACGCCAAGGATCTGGTGCTTCCTCCGCCTGACTCAGAAGAGTTCATCTTTCTAGCCCGCCGCGTCGGCTACACCACCGACGACTGGCAGGCAGGAGCGAGACATTTACAGTCAGATATTGAGCAGCACATGAAGCTGACCCAAGCCTTCTTCGAACGGACGTTCGGAATGCTGTAAACAGCCTAACCGACTCGGGTTTTCCTCTTGAGCTATAGGAAAACCTTCTATAACTCACAGGAATGGGCTATCATGAGGTATACAAGAGGGCCGTATCACTCATGACCTGGAATTGGCAACAAGAGAACTGGCCGAACTTCGTTTTTGAGAAGGAGGCTTTTGCGCCGAACGAAACCCGCTTCATCCATGAAGCAGGAATGCTTCATGGCGCCATAAAGCATCTCGCAGAGGAAGACCGAACACGGCTCACCATCGACCTCATCAGCAACGAGGCCATCACCACCTCGGAGATCGAGGGGGAGATACTCAACCGCGACTCCGTGCAATCGTCGATTCGACGGAATTTCGGATTGGATGCGGACAACAGAAAAATCCCTCCCGCCGAACAAGGCATTGCCGCCATGATGACCGACCTCTATCGTCACTCCAGCACTGCTCTCTCTGAAAACCAGTTGTTCGGTTGGCATGGCATGCTGATGCGTGGGCGGAAAGACCTGACCACTGTCGGCGCCTACCGAACCAGAGGGGACCCGATGCAGGTGGTTTCAGGCCCCATTGGAACTCCCAAGGTTCATTTCGAGGCGCCACCATCGCACAGAGTCCCGATGGAGATGAGCCGGTTTTTCGCCTGGTTCAACCACACGGCACCGGAGGGGCGGCAGCCGATGCCCGCACTCACGCGCGCCGGCATCGCGCACCTATACTTCGAGTCGATCCATCCTTTTGAAGACGGCAATGGGCGGATAGGGCGAGCACTGTCGGAAAAGGCCTTGTCCCAGAACTTGGGCCAGCCGACGCTCATCGCGCTATCCCATACGATCTGCCAGCACCGGAAGGCCTATTACACGGCCCTGGAGGACAATAACAAGTCATTGGACATTACCGACTGGCTGATCTATTTCACTCGAACCATTCTGGAAGCCCAGCGGCACACCCAGCGACTCATTGATTTTCTCATTGCCAAAACCAAGCTGTACGACCGCCTGCGGGGGCAGCTCAATGAACGGCAGGAAAAGGTGCTCGCACGTATGTTTCGGGAAGGACTGGAGGGATTCAAAGGCGGGCTCAGTGCGGACAACTACCTCAAAATCACCAACACCTCCAGATCCACCGCCACCAGAGACTTGCAGGATCTTGTAGAGAAGGGTGCGTTCCGCAAAACCGGCGAACTGAAACACACCCGATACTGGCTGAATATGCTCAAAGAATCGAGCACGCGCTGATGGGGCAATGCATGGTGCGGGGCAATGCCAAAGACCTCGGCCTCTCGCCGCCCGACTCAGACGAGTTCATCTTCCTCGCCCGCCGCGTCGGCTACACGACCGACGACTGGCAGGCAGGAGCGAGACATTTGCAGAGCGATATCGAGGAACATATAGGGAAGACGAGGGAGTTTTTCGAGAAGACGTTTTGGACGTTGTAATTGTCAGATTAATTATAGAAAAGTAGCCTGTCACATATCACATTCGTAGCATTGGCTAATTAACTATGGACAGGGGACAGGATTCAACAGTTTTCGAAGCATACAAACCGCTCCGCAATGCCCTTCGCAAACTTGACCTCGCAGATTCTCTCGCCGTACTCAACACCTACATGTCGCATCTGCAATTCAACCAGGATATTTCCAGGGGATGTGAAGTCCATAGAGACTATTTAAACGCATCTCTGGCACAGAAACGTAGCTGGATATCCGAGTTTCACCTAGAAGCATTGTGCCGCGAACTTATCCTACACGCTAAAGATTCCGACAGGCCATCTGAATCTATTCGGCATTGGAAATTCCTGTCACGGGCGATGAGCCTTCTTAATCATTTAGAAGGATTAATTGCCAAGCGGATTAACACCCCGGAATTATTGCTGCAAGAGATTCACAGAATGGCTCACCGTCAATTCCCTTGGCAGGAGTTTCGACCTACAAGTCCGATAATTACCCGATATCGAATGATATATGGACATCCTGCCCTAGCCCCTATCGTTCACTCCTCCATAGGTCTCCAACCTGAAGACCTATTTCTTCACGGCCTAAGTCTCTTGGGAAGCTTCATAGATAAATTTGCCTTGCGCTATCCTCCCCAAATCCATATTCCTGGCGTTTCGCATGATGGAATCGAAAACTTCTTACTCCACTTCTCAAAGGACATTTCCAACCTCAGGTCTCTTTTGAAACAAGAGCAAGAAATGAACGACAGATTTTTTTACGCATACACATCTCTACGGGCATATCCAATAATCAGGATGAAATATGAAAAGCGTGATTGCCTCGTCTGCCCCGCACCAACGTTGCTTTTCTGGCGTTTTACGAGCGGCGTCTACTATGAGATTTACAAAAGTACAGGCTTTGAGAATGCCTTTGGCAAGGCCTTCCAGTGGTACACAGGCCAGGTGCTTGAAAAGGGAACGAAA
This genomic interval carries:
- a CDS encoding Fic family protein: MTWNWQQENWPNFVFEKEAFAPNETRFIHEAGMLHGAIKHLAEEDRTRLTIDLISNEAITTSEIEGEILNRDSVQSSIRRNFGLDADNRKIPPAEQGIAAMMTDLYRHSSTALSENQLFGWHGMLMRGRKDLTTVGAYRTRGDPMQVVSGPIGTPKVHFEAPPSHRVPMEMSRFFAWFNHTAPEGRQPMPALTRAGIAHLYFESIHPFEDGNGRIGRALSEKALSQNLGQPTLIALSHTICQHRKAYYTALEDNNKSLDITDWLIYFTRTILEAQRHTQRLIDFLIAKTKLYDRLRGQLNERQEKVLARMFREGLEGFKGGLSADNYLKITNTSRSTATRDLQDLVEKGAFRKTGELKHTRYWLNMLKESSTR